A window from Telopea speciosissima isolate NSW1024214 ecotype Mountain lineage chromosome 8, Tspe_v1, whole genome shotgun sequence encodes these proteins:
- the LOC122671540 gene encoding probable WRKY transcription factor 75 — protein sequence MANYPSIFFPCSSSSTSSVSVSVSAAAASSSPFSSNMVDSYTFIDVHGNNPNPTGFQGWKKELTSSSSDVSLSQLIRNDSQGGGSSNGSSEGEKKTDKKKGEKKIRKPRYAFQTRSQVDILDDGYRWRKYGQKAVKNNKFPRSYYRCTHQGCNVKKQVQRLSKDEGIVITTYEGMHTHPIEKSTDNFEHILNQMQVYTAF from the exons ATGGCCAATTACCcgtccatcttcttcccttgttcttcgtcttcaacctcatcagtatcagtatcagtatcagcagcagcagcttcttcttctccgttctCTTCAAATATGGTAGACTCTTATACTTTTATAGACGTTCATGGCAATAACCCAAACCCAACTGGGTTCCAAGGATGGAAGAAGGAGCTGACGTCTTCGTCGTCCGATGTCTCACTTTCACAGCTAATTAGAAACGATTCTCAAGGTGGGGGGAGTTCTAATGGGTCATCTGAGGGTGAGAAGAAAACAGATAAAAAGAAAGGTGAAAAGAAGATTAGAAAACCCAGATATGCTTTTCAAACAAGGAGCCAAGTTGATATACTTGACGATGGTTACAGATGGAGGAAATACGGACAGAAGGCTGTGAAGAACAATAAATTTCCCAG AAGTTACTATCGGTGCACACATCAAGGGTGCAATGTGAAGAAGCAAGTCCAACGCCTTTCCAAAGATGAAGGAATTGTTATCACTACATATGAAGGGATGCATACACATCCTATTGAGAAGTCTACTGACAACTTTGAACACATCTTGAATCAGATGCAAGTCTACACTGCTTTTTaa